From one Luteipulveratus mongoliensis genomic stretch:
- a CDS encoding MauE/DoxX family redox-associated membrane protein produces the protein MTSSVRALQGTSDRSLAVKDWIGLVARLLLGGVLVAAGLLKITHLGSSRTATRAYDLMPVDLANFVGTLLPMLEIVLGLLLLAGLLTRGTAVLGGLLMLAFIGGIASAWARGLTIDCGCFGGGGSVDENQTKYLQEILRDTGLALCAVWLVVRPRSRWSLDGRLWGS, from the coding sequence ATGACTTCCAGCGTCCGGGCACTGCAGGGGACCTCGGATCGTTCCCTGGCCGTGAAGGACTGGATCGGCCTGGTGGCGAGACTGCTGCTGGGCGGGGTGCTGGTGGCCGCCGGGCTGCTCAAGATCACCCATCTCGGCAGCTCGCGCACAGCGACGCGGGCCTATGACCTGATGCCTGTCGATCTCGCCAACTTCGTCGGCACTCTGCTGCCGATGCTGGAGATCGTCCTCGGCCTGCTGCTGCTGGCCGGCCTGCTGACCCGCGGCACCGCCGTGCTCGGCGGCCTGCTGATGCTCGCCTTCATCGGTGGCATCGCCTCCGCCTGGGCGCGTGGCCTGACCATCGACTGCGGCTGCTTCGGCGGCGGTGGCTCGGTGGATGAGAACCAGACGAAGTACCTGCAGGAGATCCTGCGTGACACCGGGCTGGCGCTGTGCGCCGTCTGGTTGGTGGTCCGCCCGCGCTCCCGATGGAGCCTGGACGGGCGACTGTGGGGCAGCTGA
- a CDS encoding DsbA family protein: MARPDASAKLAATKPKEGPPKALIAAVIAVVLVIVAGGAFLLTNPFGKLDAKGPKASVAEGNGVVMYPGKAKSGVPTVDVYEDFQCPVCGQLEKNNGKSIQQLAAAGDIKLVVHMMSFLDDNLSNDSSKRAANAGFCAADAGKFPEYHNAVFAGQPTQEGQGYTDDQLKKTFATGAGITGAAATTFTKCVDDGTYDDYVKDTEKRSNDDGINGTPAVKVDGKKLADDQVGQLIQQPNTFPAVLKAATGK; encoded by the coding sequence ATGGCTCGCCCCGACGCCTCAGCCAAGCTCGCTGCCACCAAGCCGAAGGAAGGGCCGCCGAAGGCCCTCATCGCCGCGGTGATCGCGGTTGTCCTCGTGATCGTGGCCGGCGGGGCCTTCCTGCTGACCAACCCGTTCGGCAAGCTCGATGCCAAGGGTCCGAAGGCTTCCGTGGCTGAGGGCAACGGCGTCGTGATGTACCCGGGCAAGGCGAAGTCAGGCGTACCGACGGTTGATGTCTACGAGGACTTCCAGTGCCCGGTCTGCGGCCAGCTCGAGAAGAACAACGGCAAGTCGATCCAGCAGCTGGCGGCCGCGGGTGACATCAAGCTCGTCGTGCACATGATGTCCTTCCTGGACGACAACCTCAGCAACGATTCGTCCAAGAGGGCTGCCAACGCGGGATTCTGTGCGGCCGATGCGGGCAAGTTCCCGGAGTACCACAACGCCGTCTTCGCCGGTCAGCCCACCCAGGAGGGCCAGGGCTACACCGACGACCAGCTGAAGAAGACCTTCGCCACAGGAGCCGGCATCACGGGAGCGGCCGCGACGACCTTCACCAAGTGTGTTGATGACGGGACCTACGACGACTACGTCAAGGACACCGAGAAGCGGTCCAACGACGACGGCATCAACGGCACGCCCGCGGTCAAGGTCGACGGCAAGAAGCTCGCGGACGACCAGGTCGGCCAGCTGATCCAGCAGCCGAACACCTTCCCTGCCGTGCTCAAGGCCGCGACCGGCAAGTGA